In Bufo gargarizans isolate SCDJY-AF-19 chromosome 5, ASM1485885v1, whole genome shotgun sequence, the following are encoded in one genomic region:
- the LOC122937803 gene encoding insulin-induced gene 1 protein: protein MPRLEEHCWSCSCTRNIDKESKNFSTWLTQRAGEAMSSLSSLLSLAYSTLASSQGRSLIRRSLVLFIVGVFLALVLNLLQIQRNVTLFPEEVIATIFSSAWWVPPCCGTAAAVVGLLYPCIDSHLGEPHKFKREWASVMRCIAVFVGINHASAKLDFANNAQLSLTLAALSLGLWWTFDRSRSGLGLGITIAFLATLITQFLVYNGVYQYMSPDFLYIRSWLPCIFFSGGVTVGNIGRQLAMGPTDKVHTD from the exons ATGCCAAGACTCGAGGAGCACTGCTGGAGTTGCTCTTGCACCAGAAATATAGACAAGGAAAGCAAAAATTTTAGCACTTGGCTAACACAGAGAGCAGGAGAAGCCATGTCCTCGCTCAGCTCTCTCCTCAGTCTCGCCTACAGCACCTTAGCCAGCAGCCAAGGCCGCAGTCTGATCCGGAGGAGCTTGGTCCTATTTATTGTTGGTGTATTTCTTGCCTTGGTGCTCAACCTTCTCCAGATCCAAAGGAATGTGACGTTATTTCCTGAGGAAGTCATTGCTACCATCTTCTCTTCAGCTTGGTGGGTCCCACCATGTTGTGGCACAGCGGCTG CTGTTGTTGGCCTTCTGTATCCCTGCATCGACAGCCACCTTGGTGAACCTCACAAGTTCAAGAGGGAGTGGGCCAGCGTCATGAGATGCATCGCAGTTTTTGTCGGCATTAATCATGCTAGTGCT AAACTGGATTTTGCTAATAATGCTCAGCTGTCATTGACCCTTGCAGCCCTGTCTTTGGGCCTGTGGTGGACCTTTGACCGCTCCCGCAGTGGCCTGGGACTTGGAATTACAATAGCCTTTCTTGCAACACTCATCACACAGTTCCTTGTCTACAATGGAGTTTACCA gTACATGTCCCCAGACTTCCTATATATCCGCTCCTGGCTGCCATGTATATTCTTTTCTGGAGGAGTGACTGTGGGAAATATAGGGAGGCAACTAGCTATG GGTCCTACAGATAAAGTGCACACAGACTAG